From Methanotorris formicicus Mc-S-70, a single genomic window includes:
- a CDS encoding OB-fold nucleic acid binding domain-containing protein, whose amino-acid sequence MPTVKRFNTNKILKHTKASPSATISIIFWITIVVLATTFSKNIWIFILSIPFIVGLIVIPLKISKMNNEISEQLIPLYEKNAKSYKIKDITKETLNQWVKVSGIVEKVIYGLSPKPTIKIKDETGEIFANLIVAPNDNIKKGDKVEIYGVVTKHYKFFGFMGIPKLWKPKIYGIGVKKLS is encoded by the coding sequence ATGCCTACGGTAAAAAGATTTAACACCAATAAGATACTAAAACATACAAAGGCATCCCCCTCCGCTACAATTTCTATAATATTTTGGATTACCATTGTAGTGCTTGCTACAACGTTCTCAAAAAATATTTGGATATTTATACTTTCCATTCCATTTATCGTGGGATTGATAGTAATTCCATTAAAAATATCTAAGATGAACAACGAGATATCTGAACAGTTGATTCCATTATATGAAAAAAATGCCAAATCCTACAAAATCAAGGATATAACAAAAGAGACACTAAACCAGTGGGTAAAAGTTTCAGGAATTGTAGAAAAAGTAATCTACGGCCTATCCCCAAAACCAACTATTAAAATAAAGGATGAAACTGGTGAAATATTCGCTAATTTAATTGTGGCTCCAAATGATAACATTAAAAAAGGAGACAAAGTTGAGATTTATGGGGTTGTAACTAAACACTATAAATTTTTTGGATTCATGGGGATTCCAAAACTATGGAAACCAAAAATCTATGGAATAGGCGTTAAAAAACTAAGTTAA
- a CDS encoding formate/nitrite transporter family protein, protein MDLNPPDKIVEMAGNVGQYKANLGVDQLLLRGIMGGAYIAMGAGLCTVCSTGVAQTLGSGIAKLIGASVFPVGLILIILTGMELVTGDMMLLPVAIMQRKATFSQLLKVWTWVYIGNLIGSLIYAFIMAYGPLRTFNKATGEFAVNAFGQTAIKIAEAKVLPYIAGGGLGWMSCLIKGIGCNWLVNLAIVGSMASTSVLGKFFMIWFPIMTFVASGFEHCVANMYFIPAGMLLGANVTTYGWWVWNELPATIGNIIGAVLFVAMVYQYAYGKKI, encoded by the coding sequence ATGGACTTAAATCCACCAGACAAGATTGTTGAAATGGCAGGAAACGTCGGACAATACAAAGCAAATTTGGGTGTAGACCAACTCCTCCTTAGGGGAATAATGGGCGGAGCATATATTGCCATGGGTGCTGGTCTTTGTACTGTATGTTCAACTGGAGTAGCCCAAACACTTGGTTCAGGGATAGCAAAACTTATCGGTGCATCAGTGTTCCCTGTAGGTTTGATTCTGATAATATTGACTGGTATGGAACTTGTTACTGGAGATATGATGCTCTTGCCAGTAGCGATAATGCAGAGAAAAGCAACGTTCTCACAACTATTAAAAGTATGGACTTGGGTTTATATTGGAAACCTAATTGGGTCTTTGATATATGCGTTTATAATGGCATACGGACCCCTTAGAACATTTAACAAAGCAACTGGAGAATTCGCCGTTAATGCATTTGGTCAAACAGCAATAAAAATTGCAGAGGCAAAGGTTCTACCATACATTGCAGGAGGAGGCCTTGGATGGATGTCTTGCCTTATTAAAGGAATTGGTTGTAACTGGCTTGTTAATTTGGCAATAGTGGGTTCAATGGCATCCACAAGCGTTTTAGGTAAGTTCTTTATGATATGGTTCCCAATAATGACATTCGTTGCTTCAGGATTTGAACACTGCGTGGCAAACATGTACTTCATTCCAGCAGGCATGTTGTTGGGAGCAAACGTCACTACCTATGGATGGTGGGTTTGGAACGAACTTCCAGCAACAATTGGAAACATAATCGGAGCAGTATTATTCGTAGCAATGGTGTATCAATATGCCTACGGTAAAAAGATTTAA
- a CDS encoding selenium-binding protein produces MKGIMSKEVIITTTYDIPGIELYTLGVISAIVDGIDMENLLKELEEIAQSMDANGIVGFKTIAINEGDSVKLMGYGTAVKFVEGQWAID; encoded by the coding sequence ATGAAGGGCATTATGAGCAAAGAAGTTATAATAACAACAACATACGATATTCCAGGGATAGAACTCTACACATTAGGGGTAATTTCAGCAATAGTCGATGGTATAGACATGGAAAATCTTTTAAAAGAGTTAGAAGAAATAGCCCAATCCATGGATGCAAATGGAATCGTAGGATTTAAAACAATTGCGATAAATGAAGGTGATTCTGTTAAATTAATGGGTTATGGTACTGCCGTTAAGTTTGTAGAAGGTCAGTGGGCGATAGATTAA